Proteins encoded by one window of Lates calcarifer isolate ASB-BC8 linkage group LG7_1, TLL_Latcal_v3, whole genome shotgun sequence:
- the tmed10 gene encoding transmembrane emp24 domain-containing protein 10, whose protein sequence is MARLAVLLLLPVLIESVFSISFFLPVNSRKCLREEIHKDVLVTGEYEISEQANTKTNLKITDSSSHTLYSKEDATKGKFAFTTEDYDMFEVCFESKSPLGTGRVPDQLVNLDMKHGVEAKNYEEIAKVEKLKPLEVELRRLEDLSESIVNDFAYMKKREEEMRDTNESTNTRVLYFSIFSMCCLIGLATWQVFYLRRFFKAKKLIE, encoded by the exons ATGGCTCGACTCGCTGTGCTACTGCTGTTACCGGTTCTTATTGAATCGGTATTttcaatttctttctttttaccGGTCAACTCAAGAAAGTGTTTACGGGAGGAGATCCACAAAGACGTCCTCGTGACAGGGGAGTATGAAATAAGCGAACAGGCGAACACCAAAACTAATCTGAAG ATCACAGATTCCTCCAGCCACACTCTTTACTCTAAGGAAGATGCAACAAAAGGAAAGTTTGCATTCACTACAGAGGACTATGACATGTTTGAGGTGTGCTTTGAAAGCAAATCACCCTTGG GAACTGGAAGAGTACCCGACCAACTGGTCAATCTGGACATGAAACATGGTGTGGAGGCCAAAAACTATGAAGAG ATTGCTAAGGTGGAGAAGCTGAAGCCTCTTGAGGTCGAGCTGAGGCGACTGGAGGACTTGTCAGAGTCCATCGTCAACGACTTTGCTTacatgaagaagagagaggaggagatgcgGGATACCAATG AGTCCACCAACACACGTGTGCTGTACTTCAGCATATTCTCCATGTGCTGTCTCATCGGGCTGGCTACATGGCAGGTCTTCTACTTGCGGCGCTTCTTCAAGGCAAAGAAGCTGATCGAGTAG
- the eif2b2 gene encoding LOW QUALITY PROTEIN: translation initiation factor eIF-2B subunit beta (The sequence of the model RefSeq protein was modified relative to this genomic sequence to represent the inferred CDS: deleted 1 base in 1 codon) produces MPGPDKETDLTERIEAFLSDLKRGGSGTGPLRGSAETARETTALLRRITAQARWSSAGDLMEIIRKEGRRMTAAQPSETTVGNMIRRVLKIIREEYARSRGSSEEADQQESLHKLLTSGGLSEENFRQHFAALKANVIEAINELLTELEGTTDNIAMQALEHIHSNEVIMTIGRSRTVEAFLKDAARKRKFHVIVAECAPFCQGHEMATSLSKAGIETTVIADAAIFAVMSRVNKVIIGTQTVLANGGLRAVNGTHTLALAAKHHSTPLIVCAPMFKLSPQFPNEEDTFHKFVSPHEVLPFTEGEILSKVNVHCPVFDYVPPELITLFISNIGGHAPSYIYRLMSELYHPEDHEL; encoded by the exons ATGCCGGGcccagacaaagaaacagaccTGACGGAGAGAATTGAAGCGTTTCTGTCCGACTTGAAGCGCGGAGGGAGCGGGACGGGACCGCTGCGGGGCTCGGCGGAGACAGCCCGGGAGACGACAGCCCTGCTCCGCAGAATCACAGCCCAGGCTCGGTGGAGCAGCGCAG GTGATCTGATGGAAATAATCCgtaaagaggggaggagaatgACTGCAGCCCAGCCATCAGAGACCACT GTTGGTAACATGATCAGACGAGTGCTGAAGATCATCAGAGAGGAGTACGCTAG ATCTCGAGGCAGCAGTGAAGAGGCAGACCAGCAGGAATCTCTCCACAAGCTGCTGACCTCAGGAGGACTCAGCGAGGAGAACTTCAGGCAGCATTTTGCCGCACTCAAAGCCAACGTCATCGAGGCCATCAATGAGTTGCTGACTGAGCTAG AGGGAACAACTGACAACATTGCCATGCAGGCCCTGGAGCACATCCACTCTAATGAGGTCATCATGACGATTGGTCGCTCACGCACCGTAGAGGCCTTCCTCAAAGACGCCGCACGCAAACGCAAGTTTCATGTCATTGTGGCTGAGTGCGCCCCCTTCTGCCAG GGACATGAAATGGCCACCAGTCTCTCAAAAGCTGGCATCGAGACAACTGTGATTGCAGACGCTGCCATATTTGCCGTCATGTCTCGTGTTAATAAG GTCATCATTGGCACACAGACAGTTCTAGCTAACGGAGGGCTCAGGGCCGTCAATGGGACACACACTCTGGCCCTTGCAGCCAAACACCACTCAACACCCCTGATTGTTTGTGCTCCCATGTTCAAGCTCTCGCCTCAG TTCCCAAATGAAGAGGATACCTTCCACAAGTTTGTCTCTCCACATGAGGTGCTTCCTTTCACTGAAG GTGAGATTCTCTCAAAGGTGAACGTGCACTGTCCGGTGTTTGACTACGTCCCACCTGAGCTCATCACACTGTTCATCTCTAACATCGGAGGACATGCGCCGTCGTACATCTACCGACTGATGAGCGAACTTTACCACCCAGAAGACCACGAACTTTAA